The window CGCCGCCGTGATCGCCGGCGCCCGCTCCAGCGCCGTCGCTACGCCATAGACGGTGACAGGAATATTGCGGCCGGTGAACAGCCGCCACAGCCGCCAGAACCCGGCACGCGAGCCATACTCATAAATCGACTCCATGTTCATGTGGCGCTGGCCGGGCCAGGGCTGCGCGCCGACGATCTCCGACAGAAAGGCCTCGGAGGCGGCATCGCCATGGAGCACGCAGTTCTCGCCGCCCTCTTCGTAATTGAGGACGATCTGCACCGCGATGCGGGCGTTGCCGGGCCAGGTCACCCGCGGCGGGTACTGGCCGTGGCCGATGAGGTCGCGCGGGTAGTCGAGAGTGGTTGCCATCGGTGGAATCCCCGAGAAAATCTCGGGGGACACTAGGCGGCCGGGGCCGGTTTGTTCTTTCGGGAAATTCGCAAGATGTTTCCGAAGCCGACGGCAAGTCGCTTGCCGGCTTCCGTGACAATATCGCACACGCGGTGCCGCGATCGGAGCACCGCCTGGACAAACACCATACGGGGGGACTGCCTTGGTCAGCCAGCATAGCGGCGGACGCCTGACGACGCACGTACTCGATACCGCCAACGGGCGGCCGGCAGCGCGCCTGCGCATCGTGCTGGTCCGCCTCGACGGCGATAGCCGCGTCGTGCTGGCCGACACCGAGACCAACCTCGACGGGCGATGCGACGCGCCGCTGCTGAGCGCGGAGACCATGGAAACCGGCCGCTACGAGCTGCTGTTCCATGCCGGCGCCTATCTGCGCCGCGAACATGACGCGCTGCCGGAGCCGGCCTTTCTGGACGAAATCCCGATTCGTTTCGGCATCGCCAATACGAATACGCACTACCACGTGCCGCTGCTGATCTCTCCCTATGGCTACAGCACCTACCGGGGCAGTTGATCCCTTGCACGGAGGACATGACGTGAGACCACGCATCCGTTTCCTGCTCGGCGACGAGCCCCACGAGATCGACCGCATTGCGCCGACCATGACCGTGCTGGACTGGCTGCGCCTTCATGAGCGCCGGACCGGCACCAAGGAAGGCTGCAACGAGGGCGATTGCGGCGCCTGCACCGTGGTGGTGGTGCGGCCGGACAACGCGGGCGGACTCGCCTATCGCGCCGTCAACGCCTGCATCCAGCCGGTCGGCACCCTGGACGGCTGCCAGTTGCTCACCGTCGAACATCTCAAGGAGGACGACGGCGCACTGCATGCGGTGCAGAACGCCATGGTCGAGCATCACGGCTCGCAATGCGGCTTCTGCACGCCGGGCTTCGTGATGTCGCTGCTGGCGTTCAGCAAGACCAGCGGCACCTGCCCGGGCGAGCAGGCGATCGACGACGCGCTGTCCGGCAATCTCTGCCGCTGCACCGGCTACGCTCCGATCGTGCGCGCGGCCCAGCACGCCTGCGCCAATCCGCAACAAGACAAATTCGATCGGCGGGCGCCGGAAACCTTGGCGCGACTCAAGGCGCTGCAGGACACCGACACAGTCGAAATCGGTGACGACAGCGGCACGTTTTACGCGCCAGCCACCACCGACGCGCTGGCCGAGATCCTGCTGGCGCAGCCACAGGCCACCATCGTCGCGGGATCGACCGACGTCGGCCTGTGGATCACCAAGCACATGCGCAAGCTGCCGACGCTGGTATGGATCGGCCGCATCCGTGAGCTGCAGGCCATCGACGACAGCGGCAGCGCCATCGAGATCGGTGCCGGCGTCACCTACAGCGAAGCGGCGCCCGTGCTTGCCCGCCACTATCCGGACCTGGGCGAACTGATCCGCCGTCTCGCCTCCACGCCGATCCGCAATGTCGGCACCATCGGCGGCAACATCGCCAACGGCTCGCCGATCGGCGACGCCTCCCCCGCTCTGATCGCGCTTGGCGCCACGCTGCACCTGCGGCACGGCGGGAAGCGGCGCGCCATACCACTGGAGCAATTCTTCATCGCTTACGGCAAGCAGGATCGGCAGCCCGGCGAATTCGTCGCGCGCATCACCGTGCCCAAGCCGGCACCGGCCGGCCGCTATCGCGCCTACAAGATCTCCAAGCGTTTCGACCAGGACATCTCGGCGGTGATGGGCGCGTTCTGGCTGCATCTCGACGGCAGCCGCATCACCGACATTCGCATCGCCTTCGGCGGCATGGCGGCAACGCCCAAACGCGCGCTCGCGACAGAAGCCGCGCTGCGTGGCCGCAGCTTCGATCTGGCCGCAGTGGCCGCCGCCAAGGCGGCATTGGCCGAGGACTTCACGCCGCTCAGCGACATGCGGGCCACCGCGAGCTACCGGCTGCGCAGCGCGCAGAACCTGATCGCGCGGCTGCATGTCGAACTGATGCATCCCGAGGTCGAAACCCGCCTGGTCGGCGACAAGGCGGTGGCTGATGTCCAGGGCTGAACGCGAATTCCCGACGCAGACGACATTGCGCAGCGGCACCCATGCCTCGCTGCCGCACGACAGCGCGCGCCGCCATGTCACCGGCGAAGCTATCTACATCGACGACATGCCAGAGCCGGAAGGCCTGCTGCATGTTTATCTCGGCCTCAGCGAGCGGGCCCATGCCCGTATCGTCGCCGTCGATCTGGCGAAAGTGAAAACCGCGCCCGGCGTGATCGCGGTGTTCACCGCCGCCGACATCCCCGGCGAGAACGACGTCAGCCCCACCCATCTGCATGACGAGCCGCTGCTCGCCATCGACCGTGTGGAGTTCCTGGGGCAGCCGATCTTCATGGTGGCCGCGCGCACCCGGCTGGAAGCGCGAGCCGCGGTGCGGCTTGCCGAGGTCACTTACGAGGATCTCCCGGCGGTGCTCGATATCGACGCAGCCAAGGTGACCGGGCAATTGGTCACCGCGCCGATGACGCTGGCACGGGGCGACGCGACCGCCGCGCTTGCCGCCGCGCCGCGCCGGATCACCGGGCGCATGGCCATGGGTGGCCAAGAGCATTTCTATCTCGAAAGCCAGGTGGCACTCGCCATTCCCGGCGAGGAGGACGA is drawn from Bradyrhizobium prioriisuperbiae and contains these coding sequences:
- the uraH gene encoding hydroxyisourate hydrolase, which produces MGAPPGQTPYGGTALVSQHSGGRLTTHVLDTANGRPAARLRIVLVRLDGDSRVVLADTETNLDGRCDAPLLSAETMETGRYELLFHAGAYLRREHDALPEPAFLDEIPIRFGIANTNTHYHVPLLISPYGYSTYRGS
- the xdhA gene encoding xanthine dehydrogenase small subunit, encoding MATAPTGAVDPLHGGHDVRPRIRFLLGDEPHEIDRIAPTMTVLDWLRLHERRTGTKEGCNEGDCGACTVVVVRPDNAGGLAYRAVNACIQPVGTLDGCQLLTVEHLKEDDGALHAVQNAMVEHHGSQCGFCTPGFVMSLLAFSKTSGTCPGEQAIDDALSGNLCRCTGYAPIVRAAQHACANPQQDKFDRRAPETLARLKALQDTDTVEIGDDSGTFYAPATTDALAEILLAQPQATIVAGSTDVGLWITKHMRKLPTLVWIGRIRELQAIDDSGSAIEIGAGVTYSEAAPVLARHYPDLGELIRRLASTPIRNVGTIGGNIANGSPIGDASPALIALGATLHLRHGGKRRAIPLEQFFIAYGKQDRQPGEFVARITVPKPAPAGRYRAYKISKRFDQDISAVMGAFWLHLDGSRITDIRIAFGGMAATPKRALATEAALRGRSFDLAAVAAAKAALAEDFTPLSDMRATASYRLRSAQNLIARLHVELMHPEVETRLVGDKAVADVQG